DNA sequence from the Halogranum gelatinilyticum genome:
GAGACGAACGCCTCGCAGTATCCGCACGAACTTTCCGGCGGCCAACAGCAGCGCGTCCTCTTGGCTATCGCCTTGGCGTGCCAACCGCAGCTTCTCATCCTCGACGAACCGACGACCGGGTTGGACGTTACTACGCAGGCAAAGATTCTCGACCTCATCGACGACCTCATCGAGGAGCGGGACACAAGCGTCCTGCTCATCACGCACAATCTCGGCGTTATTAACCAAATCTCCGACCGGGTTGGCATCATGTACGCTGGCGAGATCATGGAGGTGGGAGCGACGGACGAGGTGTTCCGTTCGCCGACGAACCCCTATACCCAGGGATTACTTGCGTCGTTACCGCAGGGAGAGGGCCGCCGTCTAAAGCCCATCCCCGGTCAGATCGGTGATCTACGGACGATCCCGGACGGCTGCGTCTTCGCCGATCGATGTGAGTTTGCGACCGACGAATGTCGAGAGGGCTCTATCGAGAAGGTGAGCGTCGACGGTAACCCATCACATCTGACTCGCTGTCGCCGGTGGGAGCATGCGGTGGCGAACCCCATTCAGGCGGACACTCAGACGCTTGAACGCAAGAAGGAGTCCGAACGGCCGACACTCATCGAAGCGCGGAACGTCACGAAATATTTCGGCGGGAGTTCGTTCCTTGACCGCGTGTTCGACGGCGAACCACCGGTCAAGGCCGTTGACGGCGTGGATCTACACGTCCGTGAAGCGGAGACGCTCGGTATCGTCGGCGAGTCCGGCTGTGGAAAGAGTACTCTGGGTTCGGTACTGTTGAACCTTCTCCCGTCCACAGACGGGGAGATCTCCTTCCGAGGGACAGCGTTCGATGAGATGAAAGACAGCGACTGGAAGGAGTTCCGCTCGGAGTGTCAGGTGGTGTTCCAGAACCCGCATTCGAGTCTGAACCCCAAGCACACGGTCGGACAGGCGATAAAGCGGCCGTTGGAGCTGTTTACTGACCAGTCCGAGGACGAACAGCGAGAGCGTGTCGCGGAACTCCTGACGCGGGTCGGTCTCCAGCCGAGCTACGCAAACCGCTATCCGCGGGACCTCTCCGGGGGTGAGAAACAACGCGTCGCCATTGCCCGCGCGTTCTCGGTTAACCCCTCGTTCGTCGTACTTGATGAACCTGTCTCGGCGCTCGACGTCAGCGTCCAGGCAAGCATCCTCAACCTACTGACCGAACTCCAAGCGGAGTACGGCACCTCCTATCTGCTTATCAGCCACGATTTCAGTGTCGTCAACTACATCAGCGACCGGATCGCTGTCATGTATCTCGGCAACTTCGTCGAGATTGGATCGACCGAGTCGGTCTTCGAGCCGCCGTTCCACCCGTACACGCGTGCGTTGCTGTCGAATATCCCGTCAGCGGATCCGGACGTGGAGCGAGAGCGGATCTTCCTTGAAGGCGACGTTCCGAGCGCGCGGGACCCACCGTCGGGCTGTCCGTTCCGGACTCGGTGTCCGCAGAAGATCGGAGACGTCTGCGAACGGGACGTCCCGACGCTCGAAGCTGTTGACCCCGATGACCCGAATCACTTGATCTCGTGTCACCTCGACAACGAGGAGATGACGCCGACAGAAGACTTACTGTAACGCGCGTCTCCGCTGCAAAACTCGTTGCTGAACCATCCTATTCTCTGACTGTCCACGTTGCGGGAGCGGTGCCACCGTGGGATACGCCACTGGGCTGACGTGACTGACGACGTGACAGAAATCGTGTGCGACCCGCTGGTTGGAACAGGGACCGCCGCTTCGCTCGGTGGGATTGTATCGGCATAAACGGTGCGCGGGAGCGCGCGGTGACTCAACGCGAGAGGTCGCGTCGCAGTCTGAGGTGCCGCGTGTGTCGGTTCGACTCGGGTCGAACCAGCCCATGGTTCGGTTAATCGCCGTGGCCGCGCGCAGAGTCTACGCGGTGTTGATGTCGGTCTCGGTGCTCGTCAGACGGTGTTCTCTCGCGAACCCCGATTACTTCGTCGGCGCGTCTGGGCCGAGTGCGTACTCGTCGGGGTAGATCTGATATGCGAGCGGGTTGAGTTCGTACTTATTGACGTAGTTCTTTGAGGCTCCGATGGTATCGATGTAGAACGATATCGCGTACGGCCCCTGGTCGCGCATGAGCTGCTGGGCAGTCCGCATATACTGCTGTTTCTGGTCTACATCGGTCTCCGCGATTGCCTTGTCGACGACCTCGTCGAACTCCTCGTTCGACCAGTCGGATTCGCCGTTCCAGTTGCCCTCCGAGTGCAGCATGAGCTTCATGAAGTTCGCTCCGCTGATACGCATCCCGTAGGCACCGACGTAGAACGGAGACTTCTTCCAGACAGTCGCACTCCAGTTGTCGTAGCTCATCGTTTCGAGTTCAAACTCGATACCGACTTCTTTAAGCTGCTCTTGCATCAGCACAGCAGTCCCCCGCATATGTGGGATGTTGCTGGCCGTCTGGAGCGTGAGGTCGAACTCTTCGGTGAGGTTGATGCCATCGGGGTAGCCCGCCTCCGCAAGCAGTTCTCTCGACTTCTCGAGGTCGCGATCGGGCGCGCCGATATCCGAGTAGTACTCGTACGCCGGCGAGAGCAGCGAATCCTGGCCGATGGTACCGAGCCCGTCCTGAACCGCATTCAGGATCGCCTCGCGGTCGATGGCATGCTTGACTGCTTGGCGGACCCGTGGATCGGACCACGGCTCGACGCTCACGTTCATCACGAAGTTCGCGATCTCACCACCCGGCGTCCGATGGGCAGTCACGCTGTTGAGACTTTGAAGCTGCCCCCACTGGCCATAGCCAGGCTGCCAAATGATGTCGATGTCGCCTGACCGGAGCGCGTTGACTTGGTTACTCTTCTCGGGGATGGTGATCTGGCTGATACGGTCGATGTACGGGAGCGACTCGCCGTCGTCACCCGTCCGGTAGTAATCCTCGTACGCGACCCCGACGAGTTGGTCGCCCGGCGCGAACGACTCTAAGGTGAAGGCACCTGACCCGTGCTCTTCGGTTCCGAGTGCTTGACGCTTCTCGGAGTCGGTGACGATATCCTCAGGGACGATAGAGCCCCACCCCTTCGAGACGAGCTTATGGAAGTCGGAGTTCTGCGTTCCAAGAGTGAACTTGACCGTCCGCTCGTCGACGGCCTCAACCTGCTGGATGTCACCCATCGTCCCCATGCCGGGGCTCCCGACGTCCTCGTCGTATACTGTCTCAAACGTCGCCTTCACGTCGGAGGCGGTCACCGAACTTCCGTCGTGGAACGTTGCCTCGCGCAGCGTGAACGTCCACTCGTCGGAGGCGTCATTCGACGACCAGTCCTCTGCCAGATCGCCGTACGGTTCGAGGTTAGGGTCGACGCGCGTGAGCGTGGAGTAGAACAGCTTCACACCCCATCGCTGAGGGAACTTCGACTGCATCATCACCGGGTTGATGGTCGTCGTCTCCGGCGTGATGGCGATCCGGAGATGGCCGCCACGTTGATCGCCGGACCCCGACGACGAGTCGGTGCCCTGATCCGAGCCCGAACCCGACGACGTCCCCGCCGTTCCCTCCTGGTTCGAGTCACCCGTGCAGCCGGCGATACCTGTTACAGCACTTCCACCGAGCAGTCCTAGATACCGTCGCCTATCGAGCGCGGTATCGGAATCTGTCGCTAACTCATAGCGCATTGCACGTCAAAGACTGACATACGCATTAATAAATATTTGGGTGATCAGAAATTCAGCCGTTCCACGGGGACGGGACTGCGGCTCAAACCGCGAGCGGCTTGCTCACACCACCAAGACCGTCGATGCTGTCAGTAATCGTCTTTCACGCTCGTGACCGAAGCCGCTCTTGGTCGCAAGCGAGGGCGTTCACACCCTGGTACCGTTATTTGTGGTACACAAATCAGATATCGGCAGCAGTCCCACAGTCCATTACATCTCTATGTTTGTAATAGAACCCACCGTTAAGCACAGCAGAGCCGGCACCGCGCGTATCTATACCACGAAGACACAGACACGCACGTACAAACCAGCACTGTTTGTCATACACAAATCGACTGCATTACTGATTTTGAATCGTGGTGATGTTGACACTGATGATGTTGGCGGCCTCCAGAACCTTTTCGCTCAGTTCGCCGTGGAGGTGGTCGAACGTGAACCGACTCTTCGGTCCCGAGATGCTGATCGCCCCGTAGAGCGCTTTGTCATTTTCAATAGGCGCGCCAATGGCGCGCGTTCCGATGATCTCTTCCTGATCGTTGATGGCGTACCCCTGTTCTCGGATCGTCTCGAACTCCTCGAATAGTTCATCGGGGTCAGTAATGGTGTTCTCGTTCATCGACGGCAGGCCCTGTTCTTCGACGATCCGTCTCGCCTCCTCGGGCGGGAGGTGCGCTAAATACGCCTTGCCCGTGGAACCCCAGTGGAGGTAATCGTGCTTTTTGAGCTTCATGTTGTTGAAGTCCTGCGAAATCCCCCGCTCACCGCGTGCCTTGTGCAAGAAGACGCCGCGGCCGTGTTCGCAGGTCATCAAGTGCGTGAACTCACCAGTCTCCTCCGCGAGTTTCTCTGTGACTTCCTTTCCGGCTTGGTACAAGATGTTGTTGTCGATGACGTGTCGTCCTTTGTTGACGAACTTCATGCCCAGCTCGTACTGACCGTTTTCTTTGACCAGATACCCTTCCTCGTACAGCGTTGCCAGATGATTGTAGGCACCGC
Encoded proteins:
- a CDS encoding IclR family transcriptional regulator; the encoded protein is MKNSSPRTLSTVETTCSVIDVLEENGGATVTEVAETLGISPGGAYNHLATLYEEGYLVKENGQYELGMKFVNKGRHVIDNNILYQAGKEVTEKLAEETGEFTHLMTCEHGRGVFLHKARGERGISQDFNNMKLKKHDYLHWGSTGKAYLAHLPPEEARRIVEEQGLPSMNENTITDPDELFEEFETIREQGYAINDQEEIIGTRAIGAPIENDKALYGAISISGPKSRFTFDHLHGELSEKVLEAANIISVNITTIQNQ
- a CDS encoding dipeptide ABC transporter ATP-binding protein, whose protein sequence is MRAVSETHTGQDDRSVLSVDDLSVEYRTDDGAVKAVREVSLHIEPGETLGIAGESGSGKSTLALAILRYLEGNGRITGGTIEYDGRSVLDLSSRELKELRGNEIAHVPQDPNTSLNPSMTVGDQIAEVVRTHRDVSRSEAMEQTYEVLHEVNLPDPETNASQYPHELSGGQQQRVLLAIALACQPQLLILDEPTTGLDVTTQAKILDLIDDLIEERDTSVLLITHNLGVINQISDRVGIMYAGEIMEVGATDEVFRSPTNPYTQGLLASLPQGEGRRLKPIPGQIGDLRTIPDGCVFADRCEFATDECREGSIEKVSVDGNPSHLTRCRRWEHAVANPIQADTQTLERKKESERPTLIEARNVTKYFGGSSFLDRVFDGEPPVKAVDGVDLHVREAETLGIVGESGCGKSTLGSVLLNLLPSTDGEISFRGTAFDEMKDSDWKEFRSECQVVFQNPHSSLNPKHTVGQAIKRPLELFTDQSEDEQRERVAELLTRVGLQPSYANRYPRDLSGGEKQRVAIARAFSVNPSFVVLDEPVSALDVSVQASILNLLTELQAEYGTSYLLISHDFSVVNYISDRIAVMYLGNFVEIGSTESVFEPPFHPYTRALLSNIPSADPDVERERIFLEGDVPSARDPPSGCPFRTRCPQKIGDVCERDVPTLEAVDPDDPNHLISCHLDNEEMTPTEDLL
- a CDS encoding ABC transporter substrate-binding protein encodes the protein MRYELATDSDTALDRRRYLGLLGGSAVTGIAGCTGDSNQEGTAGTSSGSGSDQGTDSSSGSGDQRGGHLRIAITPETTTINPVMMQSKFPQRWGVKLFYSTLTRVDPNLEPYGDLAEDWSSNDASDEWTFTLREATFHDGSSVTASDVKATFETVYDEDVGSPGMGTMGDIQQVEAVDERTVKFTLGTQNSDFHKLVSKGWGSIVPEDIVTDSEKRQALGTEEHGSGAFTLESFAPGDQLVGVAYEDYYRTGDDGESLPYIDRISQITIPEKSNQVNALRSGDIDIIWQPGYGQWGQLQSLNSVTAHRTPGGEIANFVMNVSVEPWSDPRVRQAVKHAIDREAILNAVQDGLGTIGQDSLLSPAYEYYSDIGAPDRDLEKSRELLAEAGYPDGINLTEEFDLTLQTASNIPHMRGTAVLMQEQLKEVGIEFELETMSYDNWSATVWKKSPFYVGAYGMRISGANFMKLMLHSEGNWNGESDWSNEEFDEVVDKAIAETDVDQKQQYMRTAQQLMRDQGPYAISFYIDTIGASKNYVNKYELNPLAYQIYPDEYALGPDAPTK